A window of Streptomyces sp. NBC_01224 genomic DNA:
GCGGCGTTCTGGGCCAGCTCGACGACGAGGCGGTCGCGGTAGCCGCCGAGCGCGAGATCCTCCTCGGCGTTGGCGTCCTCGCGGAATCTGGCAGGGCCGGCGCCCCAGGAGTCGAGCACGCCGCGTCGCAGCCGTGCGGTCCCGAACGGGTCGGCCCCCTCGGTCGCATTCATGCTCACGCTCTGACTCCGCTCTTTCCGGTTACGCGTTGCCCGTGCCGCCAGTGTGCGCCTGAAGGTACCGGGTCCTCTCGCCGGACGGGGCGTCGTGTCTGCGGGGTTGCCCACGGCAAGGCCGGATTCTGCCGCACCGCGCACCACCGCTGCGGTTCCGTCCTCGAACGCCGGACGGGCTGGGGCGTGCGAAATCGAGCCCGTCCGGCGATTGAGGGCAAAGCGGTTCGGCGGGCGGACCCGCAGGCGCGTCTCAAGCCCGTCCGGCGATTGAGGACGGAACCGGTTCGCGGGGCGGGCCCGCAGGTTCGATGGCCGGGCGTGCCGGTGGAACCCCGGCCCCGCTCAGGAGTGGCCGAGGTCCTCCGTCGGGCCGTCCGGTTCCGCCGGGACCGAGCCCGAGTCCCGCGCCGGACGCAACGGATACTCGTCCACCTGCATCGTGTCCAGCGCATGCGGCGCCGGCTTCGGCGGCTTCGGCATCACCGCCGCCTCCGAATGCCCACCGCACCCGTACGACAGCGACACCACATGCCCGTCCGCCGGACCGAACTCGTTCGCGCACACCCCGAACGCCTGCTTCAGCGAACCCGCCAGCGGCACCAGGAACGCGCAGGTGACACAGGACGCCGGAGCCGCCTGAGCCATCGGCGTCTTCGCGCCGAACGCCTCGTCCCACCGGTCGGCCGCCGTATGCAGCCCGTAGCGCGACAGCACCCGCGCCCGCCGCATACCGAGCTCCTCCGCGACCGCCGCGATCGAGCCCCGGCTCGTCGTCGCGGGGCGCGTCGTCAGCTCCGCGTCCTCCGCGTCGACGAGGTCGGCCATCTCCTGGGACATCTCGGAGACCGCGGAGTTCGGCGGCGGCTCGTCCTCGCCGGTGTAGCCGGGCTCCAGGCGGATGTCGTCCGCCTCGGTGGGCAGCAGATCGCCGGGCCCCATGTCCCCGGGACGCAGCCGCTCGCTCCACGGCACCCACTCCGGAGCGAGGAGCGCGTCGCCGCCGGGCAGCAGTACCGTCTCGTCGAGGGTGACGTTCTTCGCGCGGGACGCCCGGGCGACGGTCACCGCCCAGCGCCAGCCCCGGTAGCCCGGCTCCTCGCACTCGAAGAAGTGCGTGACGATCCGGTCCCCCTCGGAGACCACGGCCACATGCTCACCGACGACCCCCGGCGCGGCTGCTTCCTCGGCCGCCGCGCGGGCGAGGTCTACCGCCTCGGCGCACAGACGGTCGGGAACAGGGGTACGGGCCGTACGGCTTCGCGTCGTCGCAGCACTCACAGGTCTCGCTTCTCTCCTACGCCAGTCTCACGAGCGCGCCAGCACATCCATCGATTCGGCCATGACGGATGTGGGCGGAGCGGACCTGAGGGCCGCGTCGACGTCCACACCCGTTGTGCCTGCCTCGGGCGCACCTTCTGCTATCCATTCTGCGGGATCGCCGATAGGCGCGCGGCCGAGAACAACCGCCGGTGGCGCGCTACGCACGCTACCCTCTCCGCCGCCCCCCGCCCACCTGCCCGTCCCAATCAAGGCCGTATCCGGTGCCGTGTCCCGTGCAAAGTCCGCCTCGGAACCGTCACAATTGCCGGCCGGCCCGGTCCGGGCAGGCCGTGCCCGGACCGGGCGGAGCACTGACCCGACAGGGCGGAGTGCACCGTGCCCCGCGCCGATCCCGGTTCGTCACCGCAGTGACTGGGGCACTATGACGAGGTGACTTCCACCAGGTCGCACAAGGATTCCGGCCCGCTCCGCAGGACGGGCCGGACGATCGGTCATGCCCTCCACACCCCGTTCACCGGCACCGCGAGAGGAATCCGGAAGGCGACGCACGCCCACGGCGCCGGGGAGTCCGGGCTCGGCAAGCTGATCGAACTGCACGCCGTGAACGGCGCGGGCGATGTGATGATCACGATCGCGCTCGCCTCGACGGTGTTCTTCTCCGTACCGACGGACGAGGCCCGCGGCCGCGTCGCCCTCTACCTCGCCGTCACCATGGCGCCCTTCACCCTCCTCGCGCCCGTGATCGGCCCGCTCCTGGACCATCTTCCGCACGGCCGCCGCGCCGCGATGGCCGGTGCGATGCTGGCCCGTGCGGTGCTCGCGCTCACCATGGCGGGCGCGGTCGCCACCGGCGGCCTGGAGCTGTATCCGGCCGCGCTGGGCGTCCTGGTCTGCTCGAAGGCGTACGGAGTCGTACGCAGCGCTGTCGTGCCGCGTCTGCTGCCACCCCGCTTCTCCCTGGTGAAGGCGAACTCCCGGGTCACCCTGGCCGGGCTCCTGGCGACCGGGATCGCCGCCCCGATCGGGGCGGGGCTGCACACCATCGGGTCCGCCTGGCCGCTGTACGGCGCGTGCGTGATCTTCATCGGGGGGACCGTCCTCGCCTTCACGCTGCCGCACAAGGTCGACTCCTCGAAGGGTGAGCGGAAGGCCCAGCTGGTGCCGCCATACGGCGTGACGGCCCCCCGGCCCGAGGTGAAGCGGAACGGGAAGGTCAACGGAAGGGCGAGGGGCAGGGAGAAGCGGGGCGAGAAACGGCCCGGGCTGCGGT
This region includes:
- a CDS encoding DUF3027 domain-containing protein, with the protein product MSAATTRSRTARTPVPDRLCAEAVDLARAAAEEAAAPGVVGEHVAVVSEGDRIVTHFFECEEPGYRGWRWAVTVARASRAKNVTLDETVLLPGGDALLAPEWVPWSERLRPGDMGPGDLLPTEADDIRLEPGYTGEDEPPPNSAVSEMSQEMADLVDAEDAELTTRPATTSRGSIAAVAEELGMRRARVLSRYGLHTAADRWDEAFGAKTPMAQAAPASCVTCAFLVPLAGSLKQAFGVCANEFGPADGHVVSLSYGCGGHSEAAVMPKPPKPAPHALDTMQVDEYPLRPARDSGSVPAEPDGPTEDLGHS
- a CDS encoding MFS transporter — encoded protein: MTSTRSHKDSGPLRRTGRTIGHALHTPFTGTARGIRKATHAHGAGESGLGKLIELHAVNGAGDVMITIALASTVFFSVPTDEARGRVALYLAVTMAPFTLLAPVIGPLLDHLPHGRRAAMAGAMLARAVLALTMAGAVATGGLELYPAALGVLVCSKAYGVVRSAVVPRLLPPRFSLVKANSRVTLAGLLATGIAAPIGAGLHTIGSAWPLYGACVIFIGGTVLAFTLPHKVDSSKGERKAQLVPPYGVTAPRPEVKRNGKVNGRARGREKRGEKRPGLRSVGPSVLNGLQANTAHRALSGFLIFFLAFLLREHPLAGQSAAVSLGIVGVAAGVGNALGTAVGSWLRARGPEVIVASVLALALGVAVLAALFFSTVMVAALSATAGFTQALSKLSLDAMIQRDVPEEVRTSAFARSETVLQMAWVIGGGIGIALPLNGVLGMSVAAGILTLGAATSVRGLLSAARRGSPHPRVA